Proteins encoded within one genomic window of Novosphingobium sp. EMRT-2:
- a CDS encoding TonB-dependent receptor: MTTIARAARPALSILLCSVSLPALAQTADSPQDDGALQTIVVTAERRTQSLQDVPISATVLSGEDLQRKGVSNLNDMQQVAPSVAINTFNRSTFINIRGVGIAQSAPTSNPGVAYYIDGQLIPHEQFIGQSFFDIGSIEVLRGPQGTLTGQNSTGGAVYVRTPEPEFGSNFAVGDFTAGNYDRYRAVVAANVGGEDVALRVAYVHEQRDSYTRNIAANALSQPGNLNMDAIRANLRLRGMDGKLNVNVRGEYFDVRTDNNAVKNRNDAVSSNPFVIEEDAPSFQNQAGYRISAEARYDVADTVQARGLVSWQDGFTHDQTDGDRTATALPVPANLPTTGANTARFPGRVSNGDTRFKTLIGEVNLLSTGKGPFQWVLGAFVMDETVPVTLLRDNRNTTQLLQSNSSIITTAKNTSQSIFGQINYYVTPQIELLAGARYSWDKQVYTRFAVPGAGFTLPFVSQQASSQLTGKVGVNYHFNGNGLIYLTASKGYKAGGVNLTPNTPNFKPERNFVYELGFKTEVLDRHLRVNGDVFYSDYKDIQLSSLVGGLPTTQNALAGRSKGGELELTAQFGGFAANAGVGYLDAKFNNSACISDTNAAGTDPGCPTNLRFVPKGRVLPFSPKWTVNAGAQYTLALAGVDVTPRIQWSHLSRQNATPFPSVNTLVPGRDIFDARLTFDLGKKYKLEAFVNNLTNKTYIATQIQNSSSADGGIIYGAPRTYGLRIKVEIGN, from the coding sequence ATGACCACCATCGCACGTGCGGCGCGCCCTGCGTTGTCCATCCTTCTTTGCAGCGTTTCGCTCCCCGCGCTGGCCCAGACGGCCGACAGCCCGCAGGACGACGGTGCGCTGCAGACCATCGTCGTGACCGCCGAACGCCGCACGCAAAGCCTGCAGGATGTGCCCATCTCGGCAACGGTCCTGTCGGGCGAGGACCTGCAGAGGAAGGGCGTGTCGAACCTCAACGACATGCAGCAGGTGGCGCCATCGGTCGCGATCAACACCTTCAACCGATCGACGTTCATCAATATCCGCGGCGTCGGCATCGCGCAGTCCGCCCCCACATCCAACCCGGGCGTCGCCTATTACATCGACGGCCAGTTGATCCCGCACGAACAGTTCATCGGCCAGAGCTTCTTCGACATCGGCTCGATCGAGGTACTGCGCGGCCCGCAGGGCACGCTGACCGGTCAGAATTCAACCGGTGGCGCGGTTTACGTGCGCACGCCCGAGCCCGAGTTCGGCAGCAATTTCGCGGTGGGCGATTTCACCGCGGGCAACTATGATCGCTATCGCGCCGTGGTGGCCGCCAATGTCGGCGGAGAGGACGTTGCCCTGCGCGTCGCCTACGTCCACGAACAGCGTGACAGCTACACGCGGAACATCGCCGCCAACGCGCTGAGCCAGCCCGGCAACCTCAACATGGACGCGATCCGCGCCAACCTGCGCCTGCGCGGCATGGATGGGAAGCTGAACGTCAACGTGCGCGGCGAATATTTCGACGTGCGGACCGACAACAACGCCGTGAAGAACCGGAACGACGCGGTCTCCTCCAACCCGTTCGTGATCGAGGAAGACGCCCCCTCGTTCCAGAATCAGGCCGGCTACCGGATTTCGGCCGAGGCGCGCTACGACGTGGCCGACACCGTGCAGGCGCGCGGGCTCGTTTCGTGGCAGGACGGCTTCACGCACGACCAGACCGACGGCGACCGCACCGCAACCGCGCTGCCGGTTCCGGCCAACCTGCCGACAACCGGCGCCAACACCGCGCGCTTCCCGGGCCGGGTCAGCAACGGCGATACGCGCTTCAAGACGCTGATCGGCGAAGTTAACCTGCTTTCGACCGGCAAGGGTCCGTTCCAGTGGGTGCTGGGCGCCTTCGTGATGGACGAGACCGTTCCAGTGACGCTGCTGCGCGATAACCGCAACACCACGCAGCTGCTGCAATCGAACAGCAGCATCATCACCACCGCCAAGAACACCTCGCAATCGATCTTCGGGCAGATCAACTATTACGTGACGCCGCAGATCGAACTGCTCGCGGGCGCACGCTACAGCTGGGACAAGCAGGTTTACACCCGCTTTGCCGTTCCCGGCGCCGGCTTTACCCTGCCCTTCGTCAGCCAACAGGCATCAAGCCAGCTGACCGGCAAGGTTGGCGTCAACTACCACTTCAACGGCAACGGGCTGATCTACCTGACCGCGTCGAAGGGCTACAAGGCGGGCGGCGTCAACCTCACGCCCAACACGCCCAACTTCAAGCCCGAGCGCAATTTCGTCTACGAGCTGGGCTTCAAGACGGAAGTCCTCGACCGCCACCTGCGCGTGAACGGCGACGTTTTCTATTCGGACTACAAGGACATCCAGCTGTCGAGCCTTGTCGGCGGCCTGCCCACCACGCAGAACGCGCTGGCCGGGCGCTCCAAGGGCGGCGAACTCGAACTGACCGCGCAGTTCGGCGGCTTCGCCGCCAACGCCGGCGTCGGCTATCTCGATGCCAAGTTCAACAACTCGGCCTGCATCTCCGATACCAACGCGGCGGGCACCGATCCCGGCTGCCCCACCAACCTGCGCTTCGTGCCCAAGGGACGGGTGCTGCCCTTCTCTCCGAAATGGACGGTCAATGCCGGCGCGCAATACACGCTCGCGCTGGCAGGCGTGGACGTGACGCCGCGCATCCAGTGGTCGCACCTGTCGCGGCAGAATGCCACGCCCTTCCCCAGCGTGAACACGCTGGTGCCGGGACGCGACATCTTCGACGCGCGCCTGACGTTCGACCTGGGCAAGAAGTACAAGCTGGAGGCCTTCGTCAACAACCTGACCAACAAGACCTACATCGCCACGCAGATCCAGAACAGCTCAAGCGCGGACGGCGGCATCATCTATGGCGCCCCGCGCACCTACGGCCTGCGCATCAAGGTCGAGATCGGCAACTGA
- a CDS encoding CapA family protein, with the protein MIHTVLATGDLAMDRDDYDACFAGTADLLQSADIVFGQLETSFAERGVRLPQARHAVLARPEGAAALGRAGFDVISMAGNHVMDWGAEAFFETHGHLQAAGISVVGAGATIVEARRPVVRQLPDGTRVAFLAYSSILPHSYWADERRPGCAPMRAFTVYEQIEHDQPGTPPRTHTYPHRADLAAMEADIRAAKREADVVLVSHHWGIHFVRAVIADYQRDVARAAIAAGADAIFGGHAHILKGCEVIDGKPVFYSLCNFATDLRMDPAHAASKSFNEIRVLAEEWEPDFDSLYNFPKAARLSMIARLDIANGRVRQAGFLPLAIGRDAVPRVPAPGTADFAAVVDYMAAVTDEAGLNARYRVEGDMVIVEAAQ; encoded by the coding sequence GTGATCCACACCGTTCTCGCCACGGGCGACCTTGCGATGGATCGCGATGACTATGATGCCTGTTTTGCGGGCACGGCCGATCTTCTGCAAAGCGCGGACATCGTGTTTGGCCAGCTTGAAACCAGCTTCGCCGAACGGGGCGTAAGGCTTCCGCAGGCGAGACATGCGGTACTGGCCCGTCCCGAAGGCGCCGCAGCGCTTGGCCGGGCCGGGTTCGACGTGATCTCCATGGCCGGCAATCACGTGATGGACTGGGGCGCCGAGGCCTTCTTCGAAACGCACGGGCACCTGCAGGCGGCCGGCATCAGTGTGGTTGGCGCGGGGGCCACTATCGTCGAGGCGCGCCGCCCGGTGGTACGGCAACTACCTGACGGAACGCGCGTGGCGTTCCTCGCCTATTCCAGCATTCTGCCGCACAGTTACTGGGCGGACGAGCGCCGGCCGGGCTGTGCGCCGATGCGCGCGTTCACGGTGTACGAGCAGATCGAACACGATCAGCCAGGCACGCCGCCGCGCACCCACACCTATCCCCATCGTGCTGATCTTGCCGCGATGGAGGCGGATATCCGCGCGGCGAAGCGCGAAGCGGATGTCGTGCTTGTCTCGCACCATTGGGGCATTCATTTCGTGCGTGCGGTGATCGCGGACTATCAGCGCGACGTTGCCCGTGCGGCGATCGCCGCGGGGGCTGATGCCATTTTCGGCGGCCATGCCCATATCCTGAAGGGCTGCGAGGTGATCGACGGCAAACCGGTATTCTATTCGCTATGCAACTTCGCGACCGACCTGCGCATGGATCCGGCGCATGCGGCATCGAAGAGCTTCAATGAAATCCGCGTTCTGGCGGAGGAATGGGAGCCCGATTTCGACAGCCTTTACAATTTCCCCAAAGCCGCCCGCCTGTCGATGATCGCGCGGCTGGATATCGCCAATGGCCGGGTGCGGCAGGCCGGCTTCCTGCCCTTGGCGATCGGGCGCGACGCCGTACCGCGCGTGCCTGCGCCGGGGACCGCGGATTTCGCGGCGGTGGTCGATTACATGGCTGCGGTGACGGACGAGGCGGGGCTCAACGCGCGCTATCGCGTGGAAGGCGACATGGTCATCGTGGAAGCGGCGCAATGA
- a CDS encoding MmgE/PrpD family protein produces MLTRHIAAMRWDSLPDDARAAAARACLDATGVIYVASGLAHEAQPFVTLAARGGEGPCSILGTGIRAQPAGAASANDALAHAVDYEDAFDRAPAHPNASLVPVLLALAQSEGPVDGRRFLTALAVGGDIACRMALSLRQPMEEGGWYPPPIVAAYGAAAGAANLLGLNAAQVKDALSMVLCQATMPGEIKHSRRTVLRAVREAFPAQAALTAVLLAREGVTGFEAPLEGRAGFYALYAGGAFSADDLADRLGTHFWGTELTFKPWPSCRGTHPFIEMALDLRGRHGFVPAAVAGIDVEVDEVQHMLVDPLERKQAPAVAIDAKFSIPSTTALALTRGGVGLDDFDADTLADQQVLALSALVRPRIAKAPAWQRGTGGAMGIRLHDGTFLEAMVPDALGCPARPLSHAAQHAKFVDCLAHAALPRGRDQAERLAAAILTLDRCEDVGSLFV; encoded by the coding sequence ATGCTGACGCGGCACATCGCCGCGATGCGGTGGGACAGCTTGCCCGACGATGCGCGCGCCGCCGCCGCCCGCGCATGTCTGGACGCAACGGGGGTGATCTACGTCGCCAGTGGCCTCGCCCACGAAGCACAGCCGTTCGTGACGCTGGCCGCGCGCGGTGGAGAAGGGCCGTGCAGCATTCTTGGCACCGGCATCCGCGCCCAGCCGGCCGGCGCCGCCTCGGCGAATGACGCCCTTGCCCATGCGGTCGATTACGAGGACGCATTTGATCGCGCACCGGCCCATCCCAACGCCTCGCTCGTCCCGGTGCTGCTGGCGCTGGCGCAGTCCGAAGGCCCGGTGGATGGCCGGCGCTTCCTGACGGCGCTGGCGGTCGGCGGCGACATCGCCTGTCGTATGGCGCTTTCGCTCAGGCAGCCCATGGAGGAGGGAGGGTGGTATCCGCCCCCCATCGTCGCGGCCTACGGTGCCGCCGCCGGGGCGGCCAACCTGTTGGGGCTGAATGCCGCGCAAGTGAAGGACGCGCTGTCCATGGTCCTGTGTCAGGCAACCATGCCGGGCGAGATCAAACACAGCCGGAGGACGGTGCTGCGGGCGGTGCGCGAGGCCTTTCCCGCTCAGGCCGCGCTTACGGCGGTGCTACTGGCGAGAGAGGGGGTTACGGGGTTCGAAGCCCCGCTGGAGGGCAGGGCCGGGTTTTACGCGCTTTACGCCGGTGGCGCCTTTTCCGCCGACGATCTTGCCGATCGGCTGGGCACGCATTTCTGGGGTACGGAACTGACATTCAAGCCCTGGCCGAGTTGCCGGGGAACGCATCCGTTTATCGAAATGGCGCTCGATCTGCGCGGCCGGCACGGTTTTGTCCCGGCCGCAGTCGCCGGCATCGATGTGGAGGTCGATGAGGTGCAGCACATGCTGGTCGATCCGCTGGAGCGCAAGCAGGCGCCGGCCGTCGCGATCGACGCGAAGTTTTCCATACCATCTACGACGGCGTTGGCGCTGACAAGGGGTGGCGTCGGCCTCGACGATTTCGACGCCGACACGCTAGCCGACCAGCAGGTGCTGGCCCTATCGGCGCTGGTGCGGCCGCGTATTGCGAAGGCGCCGGCCTGGCAGCGGGGCACCGGCGGGGCGATGGGCATCCGGCTCCACGACGGGACGTTTCTGGAGGCGATGGTGCCCGATGCGCTGGGCTGCCCGGCGCGCCCGCTGTCGCATGCGGCGCAGCACGCTAAGTTTGTCGATTGCCTTGCCCATGCCGCGTTGCCGCGTGGCCGGGATCAGGCGGAGCGTCTGGCAGCCGCGATACTCACGCTGGATCGTTGCGAAGACGTGGGCAGCCTGTTCGTGTGA
- a CDS encoding MFS transporter yields MNGQAGRRHGLPTIAILASVAALGSMAIHMLVPALPVLAGELGLNPARAQQVVSVYLGGLACGQLIAGPVADRWGRRPVLLLGLACYMLGAAAGALAATFPLLLGARLLQAMGGAAGVVASRVMVGDLFDRAEAASRQATLMTIVLLSPAISPVIGGLIVTHSGWRMILGMLALVGGASFASSWLLLPETRDGASSPASRSSTAHPSTSFARLLKGYARLLSNPGFLLATGSLACASSSLYMFLGSAPFLLIRQFGLTPAQTGTALLAIAGAGIAGTRLVGLTERRGDALLAGTAIALGGTLLATWLAYRGIIGPVPLVAPMMLLGVASGMIGPAAIHAAIFAEEGLAATAASLAGATQMLASGCAMAILGLFAPITPLRLALALLLTTGFAFCCALSRLLSAHEQRDRAR; encoded by the coding sequence GTGAACGGTCAGGCCGGGCGCCGCCACGGCCTGCCTACGATCGCCATCCTGGCGAGCGTGGCCGCGCTCGGATCGATGGCGATCCACATGCTGGTGCCGGCCCTGCCAGTGCTGGCCGGCGAACTGGGCCTGAATCCCGCACGCGCGCAGCAAGTTGTGAGCGTCTATCTCGGCGGCCTTGCCTGCGGCCAGTTGATCGCGGGGCCGGTTGCCGATCGCTGGGGCCGCCGCCCCGTTCTCCTGCTGGGCCTGGCCTGCTACATGCTGGGCGCGGCCGCCGGCGCGCTTGCCGCGACCTTCCCGCTGCTGCTTGGCGCGCGGCTGCTGCAGGCGATGGGTGGAGCGGCCGGAGTCGTGGCATCGCGCGTCATGGTGGGCGATCTGTTCGACCGCGCGGAAGCCGCAAGCAGGCAGGCCACGCTGATGACGATCGTCCTGCTATCCCCGGCAATCTCGCCCGTTATCGGGGGACTCATTGTGACTCACAGCGGATGGCGCATGATCCTGGGAATGCTGGCGCTGGTGGGCGGCGCCTCGTTCGCGTCATCGTGGCTTCTGCTTCCGGAAACGCGGGACGGGGCCAGTTCGCCCGCAAGCCGATCCTCCACCGCCCATCCGTCGACCAGTTTCGCGAGGCTTCTGAAGGGGTATGCCCGACTCCTGTCGAACCCGGGATTTCTGCTGGCGACGGGAAGTCTCGCCTGCGCCAGCAGCAGCCTCTACATGTTTCTGGGAAGCGCTCCTTTCCTGCTGATCCGCCAGTTTGGACTGACACCGGCGCAAACGGGCACGGCGCTGCTGGCCATCGCGGGCGCCGGCATTGCCGGAACGCGCCTGGTCGGCCTGACCGAGCGCCGCGGCGATGCGCTGCTGGCAGGCACAGCGATCGCGCTGGGTGGAACATTGCTTGCCACATGGCTGGCCTATCGCGGGATCATCGGTCCGGTGCCGCTCGTCGCGCCGATGATGTTGCTGGGCGTGGCCTCCGGCATGATCGGACCGGCGGCGATCCATGCCGCGATCTTTGCGGAGGAAGGGCTCGCGGCAACCGCGGCCAGCCTCGCCGGGGCGACGCAGATGCTTGCCAGCGGCTGTGCCATGGCAATTCTCGGCCTGTTCGCCCCGATCACCCCGTTGCGGCTGGCGTTGGCGCTGCTGCTGACAACCGGCTTCGCGTTCTGCTGCGCGCTTTCACGCCTCCTGTCGGCACACGAACAGCGCGATCGCGCGCGCTGA